In one Drosophila pseudoobscura strain MV-25-SWS-2005 chromosome X, UCI_Dpse_MV25, whole genome shotgun sequence genomic region, the following are encoded:
- the comm2 gene encoding protein commissureless 2, protein MEGLPRALNYELSHDLHFDHYAGEAAQQILNSGKHSSAAEASTPTITTLDALANSDFLKQIGATILNSIQLKHHHQFSEAAASPRNATEAIMDFDLANHVILDGSSVDQLQQQLEYDKFMNEVWIGIVFTLILISLVFCICSCFLYHQFRTWKRNYRNNANNSTQCTIVDIEALKLHPDSDDPVPEYTLVSGLPSYEAALELLHKAPKTSCLIVYPSVFNVFNKHERDSSDSTATSAAITAQQTARTESGPAGSVAAPQTPPLCEVTMPLLPPSNTPAAAPMEASTIAPAIGTPTPTPTPTYEAIKPNFVMMPVVPSYAEVFGSSCHTIDEKKKSKTKDSQCKDDLKR, encoded by the exons ATGGAGGGCCTGCCACGCGCATTAAACTACGAACTGTCGCATGACTTACATTTCGATCACTACGCTGGTGAGGCAGCTCAGCAGATTCTTAACAGCGGCAAACACTCGTCCGCGGCCGAGGCCTCAACACCCACGATCACCACTCTGGACGCGCTGGCCAATAGTGACTTCCTGAAGCAGATTGGTGCTACGATTCTTAACTCCATCCAGCTGAAGCACCATCACCAGTTCAGCGAAGCTGCTGCCTCTCCGCGAAACGCCACTGAAGCGATCATGGACTTTGACTTGGCCAACCATGTGATCCTGGACGGAAGCAGTGTggatcagctgcagcagcagctggagtaCGACAAGTTCATGAACGAGGTGTGGATCGGTATCGTGTTCACACTGATCCTCATCTCGTTGGTCTTCTGCATCTGCTCGTGCTTCCTTTACCACCAGTTTCGGACCTGGAAACGCAACT ATCGCAACAATGCGAATAATTCCACACAGTGCACAATTGTTGATATTGAGGCATTGAAGCTGCATCCGGATTCAGACGATCCTGTGCCGGAATATACCTTGGTATCGGGCTTGCCCAGCTACGAAGCGGCTCTGGAGCTGTTGCACAAAGCACCCAAAACATCGTGCCTGATTGTCTATCCGAGCGTGTTTAACGTATTCAATAAGCACGAACGAGATAGCTCCGACTCAACAGCAACATCCGCAGCAATAACAGCCCAACAAACAGCAAGAACTGAAAGCGGACCAGCTGGAAGTGTGGCAGCGCCACAGACACCTCCGTTATGTGAGGTAACAATGCCCCTGCTTCCACCCAGCAacactccagcagcagcgccgaTGGAAGCATCAACAATAGCACCGGCAATAggcacgcccacgcccacgcccacgcctaCGTATGAAGCGATTAAGCCGAACTTTGTGATGATGCCCGTTGTGCCCAGCTATGCGGAGGTATTTGGCAGCTCCTGTCACACCATCGAtgaaaagaagaaatctaagACAAAAGACAGCCAGTGTAAAGACGACTTGAAGCGATGA
- the LOC26532010 gene encoding glycoprotein-N-acetylgalactosamine 3-beta-galactosyltransferase 1, with translation MGAQRRVYYAAYSALILLLLTVLSFNITGNLWGSKGKLAPMRISKGVVDSLYDDIRILCMIPYNYNHPSTAKYAKRTWGRHCNVLLFVSGDIDDELEPYVPGINETDNWTLVHRGLLHAFEAYKDEADWFLKVEDSSFVVLENLRYMIHSKKFVPTTPIYFGHELENVYAHKPFVFSRSGYVISHEALRRYVDLGRDPKDDHCQHLEGFTEELELSRCLSHVGVTVVDSRDEDGNETFMPVPMSHHFLEGYDNISWLKNLTYHKVDKATVPLSKRAITFRVGYPPEMYDYYYFVYRLQLFGLPMQSSPESSNQ, from the exons ATGGGGGCGCAAAGACGTGTCTACTATGCAGCCTACTCGGCATTgattctgctgctcctgacCGTGCTTTCCTTCAATATCACTGGGAATCTCTGGGGTTCCAAAGGGAAACTCGCCCCTATGAGGATTTCCAAAGGTGTTGTAGATTCACTGTACGATGACATCAGAATACTCTGCATGATACCCTACAACTACAACCATCCCAGCACAGCAAAATATGCGAAGCGAACGTGGGGCAGACACTGCAATGTCCTGCTCTTTGTCAGTGGCGACATCGACGATGAACTGGAGCCCTATGTGCCAGGAATCAATGAGACAGACAATTGGACTTTGGTGCATCGGGGCTTGCTGCACGCCTTTGAGGCTTACAAAGACGAGGCCGACTGGTTCCTTAAAGTGGAAGACTCTAG CTTTGTGGTTTTGGAGAACCTGCGCTATATGATACACAGCAAGAAATTCGTACCAACTACGCCGATCTACTTTGGCCATGAACTGGAAAATGTGTACGCACATAAG CCCTTTGTCTTTAGCCGAAGTGGTTATGTGATTAGCCATGAGGCCCTAAGACGGTATGTGGACCTGGGCAGAGATCCAAAGGACGACCACTGCCAGCACTTGGAGGGCTTTacggaggagctggagctgagtCGGTGTCTAAGTCATGTGGGTGTGACCGTTGTCGACAGCCGTGATGAGGACGGAAACGAGACCTTCATGCCCGTTCCAATGAGTCACCATTTCTTGGAGGGCTACGATAACATAAGCTGGCTCAAGAACTTGACATACCATAAGGTGGACAAG GCAACAGTCCCCTTGTCGAAGCGCGCCATAACTTTTCGTGTTGGATATCCACCTGAAATGTACGATTATTATTACTTTGTTTATCGATTGCAATTGTTCGGTCTTCCTATGCAAAGCTCCCCTGAGTCCTCTAATCAATAA
- the LOC4813174 gene encoding uncharacterized protein codes for MSKLILLLAVCCLCLCLTQVQAQARAFCDGLVAECRRHEREVGPRDDTVDIYNQHCARIDRTWRRITRCQLVHASCLLTILRCDNLTCKNVAGVL; via the exons ATGTCGAAACTTATTCTGTTGCTGG CTGTCtgctgcctgtgcctgtgcttgACTCAGGTCCAGGCCCAAGCCCGCGCATTCTGCGATGGTCTAGTGGCCGAGTGCAGGCGCCATGAACGTGAGGTGGGCCCCAGGGACGATACCGTGGACATCTACAACCAACATTGTGCTCGCATCGATCGCACCTGGAGACGTATAACACGCTGTCAGCTAGTTCATGCCTCCTGCCTTC TGACTATTTTACGTTGCGACAATCTTACCTGCAAAAATGTGGCTGGAGTCCTCTAG
- the LOC6900337 gene encoding glycoprotein-N-acetylgalactosamine 3-beta-galactosyltransferase 1 encodes MVRHFSTRRLFLGGKNKCAVLNSSLLLGVIFFLLFLLYQRDATTSTSTSDILATPPPRPRIVCVIVTFAYRHEYAAIHIQKTWARHCDHYLFVSDNVHVVLEPAVFQNIWDKWQRIRAHLKYTYMKHFHQGDWFLYANDDNYVFVENLRHMLQSYSPEELIYFGCKLRSSREGLVYMFDGSGIVLSAASLKRFVLEALTDENLCSSQNRGGEAAQELGRCLSNVNVVAGDSRDEWHRHRFLPFETSIHLGGQMNSSIELHRYFLERSYYPVTDMNLPVSLRSICFHLMSMPLAYNLFYFTQNVQIFGAPQEWDSENWGLENQNL; translated from the exons ATGGTGCGACATTTCAGTACACGGCGGCTGTTTCTTGGGGGCAAGAACAAGTGTGCCGTTTTGAATAGCTCGCTGCTTCTTGGAGTGATATTTTTTCTGCTCTTTCTGCTGTATCAGAGGGATGCaaccacctccacctccacctcggATATTTTGGCGACACCGCCACCCCGTCCGCGTATCGTCTGTGTAATTGTCACTTTCGCGTACCGCCACGAGTATGCCgccatccacatccaaaaGACCTGGGCCAGGCACTGCGATCACTATCTGTTCGTCAGTGACAATGTGCATGTGGTTCTGGAGCCCGCCGTGTTTCAGAATATTTGGGATAAATGGCAGCGGATACGGGCGCATCTGAAGTACACCTACATGAAGCATTTCCATCAAGGAGACTGGTTCCTCTATGCCAACGATGATAA TTATGTGTTCGTGGAGAACCTTCGTCATATGCTGCAGTCCTACAGTCCCGAGGAGCTCATCTACTTTGGCTGCAAGTTGAGAAGCAGTCGAGAGGGTCTG GTATACATGTTCGATGGCTCTGGAATTGTGCTAAGTGCTGCCAGTCTTAAGCGATTCGTGCTCGAGGCATTAACCGATGAAAACCTGTGCAGCTCCCAGAATAGAGGCGGCGAGGCAGCCCAAGAACTGGGTCGTTGCCTGAGCAATGTCAATGTCGTAGCCGGCGACAGCCGAGACGAGTGGCATCGACATCGATTCCTGCCCTTCGAGACGAGCATACACTTGGGTGGCCAGATGAACAGCTCCATTGAGCTCCACAGATACTTTCTGGAGCGTTCCTACTACCCGGTTACTGAT ATGAACCTACCTGTCTCATTGAGGTCGATATGCTTTCATTTAATGTCCATGCCCCTAGCATACAATTTGTTCTATTTCACTCAAAATGTTCAGATCTTCGGAGCGCCACAGGAATGGGACTCGGAAAATTGGGGGCTCGAGAATCAGAATTTGTAA